agtaatcaattcctagcaacgttttagctttcttagtgtgtaaaaaggcttctccgcctacagtgaaggagattcttaTTGAGCTCTtacaactgccttggattaacaaccacctaagttataaccaagtcaaaatcCCTGAGTCTTCTTAAGttctattgttttattattttattactgttgctttttaagagttgaaagaatgaggtgggtatttttcttttttcaggcaattcaccccgcccctcttgtcggcccgctgcaccaacataatTGTGCAAGGGGTCTATTCCTAGCGGGGCATGCCCTCAGGGAAAAAACTCTTCCCACCCTTAGCCTTTTGACAATCAACTATAAATGAACTTCGTGATTTATCTTCCTTTACATAATCTTGGGACGGGTTGTGAGAGATGTCTAAGATGAACGTAATTACTTTTTACTACAACAATTATGCAAACTATGGTTGCAATGCTGTTTTTTTAATGTGAATTTGATGCTATTACTTTTTGttattttgaatatgatattattGTAAATATGAtgatattattgttattgttaatgTGGTTAGTATTGTATGAATTCATGAGTTAGGGCACCCACAATGAGGTGTTAAGTGGGTATTATAATATCTATTTAACACCTCTCTTTATTGTGATTGAGCATTATAATGCTACTCATAGGAGTGAGAGAGGGGGACGTTCAGAGGGATGAACGTCGTTCATCCCTCttccatttaaaattttttttaacaataataatctgattttaaaattatttttaaaaagtaagattattattaaaaaaaataataataataatttaaatattttaaaatatatttaaaatatatttatttaatatgatataattttaagatgattgagTGAAAAACTTATAAATAATGAgtattaatgttaaaataaatgtgagtgaaagagatatgttgttataatgagCACGTAGACCTTATGTTTTTTATAAAATAGTGGGTGTTAATAGGAATGAGTTGTGAATGCTCTTAGTCCTATGATATTTTCTATAAATGTATTTAGagaatttctttttaaattttgtcTAATAACATCATTACATGTACCAATTTTTGTGACacaatgttatatatatatatatatatatatatatatatatatatatatattttaaaaaaaaagtttcttAGATGCATTATAATAACAACTAATGTTGAAATATTGTGTCATAATTTTtgcgacaattttttttttttcagaatggAATAAAAAATTGAGGTATTTGAAGAGCACTTTACTTGAGAAAGATAAAATTCTCATGTAAAATCCAAAATAAGGCAGTTCATAAGGACGCGTGGAGTTCCACTGTTTCCCCTCAACAATTGGAAAACAATCTGTACACTCTCTATAATTACAAATGTACACAATATTCAACGTATTTTTCTTAAGCACAAGGAAAACCAACAATCCAGCAAATGCACATTACATGCATTCTAAAGAGGTTTCAAAAAGTTGTTTCATACTGCAGAAGCAACTGCTTTCTTTTTACCAAGAGCATTCTTGTCGAACAGTGTTTCCAAGGACCTTGATTTTCGGTTCCTCACTCGGCCGTTCTCCTTCAGCAGCTCAGCCAACCTCCTCTTCTCATCACTTACGTCTGGGCTGGCCGTTCCAAGCTTTTCCTCCCTCAACCCGACAACATACTCGAGAATCTCAATGGCTTCATCATACCTGCAACAAGAAGTAAAAAACACACCCTTTGATCATCTGCTATATTTTAACTAATGACAATATCACTATTGCTAGatataaatgaaaagaaaaactacAGAAGAGGTCTAGTTTGGGCTATATGACTATATCTCCTTCCCTTTTTGCTACATATATGGGTTCACCTCAAATCTCTCAATGTATCTAGTGAATCTTAATCTGGTCTCTTCATTCAACCTTTAGAATAATTTATCTTTTACAGAGAGTTCCACACCTCCCCAATTAGATGCTTTCATATAGAACttgtaaatttcaaaaaatcacaATGCACAAGACATTGCCTCAATCTCCAATATCCTAAAAGCCAATAGTAAAGAAAATGAGAACAAGTCGAGAGTGTGAAATATTAGGATAAGTAAAACAATGGGAAATGTGCATGCTTGGTCATAAAAATTAGAGACCATGACTGAATCATGTCGACTTAATCATATTGGAAGGCACCAGAACCTCAGATGTGTTATGAGAACAAACCATGGATAGAAAAGAGACAAGTGACCGTCATTAATGAAAGCATACCTTCCCATAGCATCATATGTTCCTGCTAGATTGCTGTATACTCCTAATGTGTCTAGATGGTATGGACCGCACTCTTGTTCAAGAATGCTCTTGGCTTCATCAAAAAATTTTGCTGCTTCACTAATTGCAAACCTCTGAATACAAGCAAGGCCCATCTGATTCAAAACAACTCCAACAAAAGCAGACTTATTCTCTCCACATACCCGTAGCTTGGTGATAGCATTCTCCAATGAAAGGCAAGACTCCTCATAGTTCCCTATAATGTAGTGCAGAACCCCTATCTGTGCTTCAATTCCAGCAATGGTGCTTTGTTGACCTGGAGAATTCTTATACATCTTCATGGCCTTCTGTAGTAATTTAAGTGCCTGTTCATTTTCATTCATTGACTCAAATATTGATGAGACATTCGTCAATCCAGTGGCAATTTCCTCCGACGATGAACCAGGAATTGGCTTATTATATATTCGGAGAGCACTTTCACAGTAGCATTTTGATTCCCTGAACTTTCCTATCCTATTATACAAATCAGCAAGACGTACAAAGACAGAAGCAACAGCAGGATGGTTCTCCCCTTTGGATGCCTTGAATGCAGTGAGTGCTTTCCTGTATGCAAACACAGCTTCGTCATATCGTGCCAATGAGAGATAGATGTCACCTATGCTGATATCAACTGAAGCCACTTCAGTTTCCTGACCATTGGACACCAAACCCATGCTAGCAAAGACTAAATGCTCCAAAGCTGCTTCGTGGTCCCCCTTGGTATCACAAATGAGGCCCATGAGTCTCCTATCTGCTGCCTCTTCTACAGATGTGGTTTCCCCATTCGCTTTATGGATGTCAAGAGCCTTTTGGCACAACTTCTCAGCCTGTTCAAATTGCAGTGCTTGGACATGAGCTTCAGCTAAGTAGCGACAAGTTTCCCCAACTTGAGGATCCATATCACCCAAGGCCTGCCTTTGGATTTCTAATGCTTCCTCGTAGCAGTATATCGAACTCTCTAGGAGCCCCAACATGGCATAAGTGTCACCCAGCTGCATATAACCAGAAAATTTGGCAAGAGCATGTTCTTGACTCTCTTCAGGAACTGGAATCTTGACAGATTGTTGAAGAACAGGAACAGCCTCAGAAAACTGTCCCAAGTTGCAATAGATTGCTGCTGCAACATGCAAGCTCATGACCAAGTCTAAGCTCGGTTTCACACCAGTACATTTCTCAAATGACTTGGCTGCACGAAGAGCATATTTCAGAGCTTTTTCTTGATTGTTTGAAGCAATCAAATCCTTGGCATGCTTAAGAAGGAAAGGCCCAAGGTCAGGGTTATCTAGCCCTCCTTCAGATAGATCATCAGACCCATTATATGAATTTGCCTCTTTTGTAGGATGCTTATTTTGTTTTTTCATATGCCCAACTACATAACCTCTGTTTGCCACAGTCTTATCGTCCTTCTGTAGTGACCTTAAGCCGTTCTTTTCTGCAATTTTATCATCCTTCTGTGGAGATTTTAAGCCACCCTTTGTTATAGTTTTATCATCTTTCTGTGGTGATCCTAAGACACTTTTTGCAACAGTTTTGCCATCATTCTGTGGTGATCTTTTCTCCTTTGTGAGGGATTTCAAGTATTTATCGGGGTTGTGTCGCAACTGAGGTGGTCTTTTGAGCTTCTTTGATGATCCAGAAGATGTATTGGTGGACAGGGATTTTAAATTGCTCACAAGTTTCTTTTCAGTTGGCCTTTTTTTCGCTTGGGCTACTACATTGGTTATATTTCTATCTTCTTGAGCTTCAATTGCTTGAATAGCTTGACCACCTACAAGATGACACAACTCTGAGTCAATCCTCGACTCTTCACTATCTGATCCATAGCTCTGCCATGACACTGATCCATCATAAGAGCCTTCCAATTCACATACATTATCAAATAGCTTCTCAATTGAAGGCTCCCTAACACCATCAGTTTGGAATTCCATAGCCTCATTCATAGAACTGTCCATGCTTGGAATTCTCGATGACATTGGTGTGGACAAATTTTCTTTAACATCTGAAGAAATCAAGTTGCACGGCATTTCATTTGTACAAACACCATCCCTCATAAAGCCTTGCATGGTGAGGGAGAATGGCAGGTCAA
This region of Zingiber officinale cultivar Zhangliang chromosome 9A, Zo_v1.1, whole genome shotgun sequence genomic DNA includes:
- the LOC122021785 gene encoding protein KINESIN LIGHT CHAIN-RELATED 1-like produces the protein MQGFMRDGVCTNEMPCNLISSDVKENLSTPMSSRIPSMDSSMNEAMEFQTDGVREPSIEKLFDNVCELEGSYDGSVSWQSYGSDSEESRIDSELCHLVGGQAIQAIEAQEDRNITNVVAQAKKRPTEKKLVSNLKSLSTNTSSGSSKKLKRPPQLRHNPDKYLKSLTKEKRSPQNDGKTVAKSVLGSPQKDDKTITKGGLKSPQKDDKIAEKNGLRSLQKDDKTVANRGYVVGHMKKQNKHPTKEANSYNGSDDLSEGGLDNPDLGPFLLKHAKDLIASNNQEKALKYALRAAKSFEKCTGVKPSLDLVMSLHVAAAIYCNLGQFSEAVPVLQQSVKIPVPEESQEHALAKFSGYMQLGDTYAMLGLLESSIYCYEEALEIQRQALGDMDPQVGETCRYLAEAHVQALQFEQAEKLCQKALDIHKANGETTSVEEAADRRLMGLICDTKGDHEAALEHLVFASMGLVSNGQETEVASVDISIGDIYLSLARYDEAVFAYRKALTAFKASKGENHPAVASVFVRLADLYNRIGKFRESKCYCESALRIYNKPIPGSSSEEIATGLTNVSSIFESMNENEQALKLLQKAMKMYKNSPGQQSTIAGIEAQIGVLHYIIGNYEESCLSLENAITKLRVCGENKSAFVGVVLNQMGLACIQRFAISEAAKFFDEAKSILEQECGPYHLDTLGVYSNLAGTYDAMGRYDEAIEILEYVVGLREEKLGTASPDVSDEKRRLAELLKENGRVRNRKSRSLETLFDKNALGKKKAVASAV